In the Ostrinia nubilalis chromosome 7, ilOstNubi1.1, whole genome shotgun sequence genome, one interval contains:
- the LOC135073062 gene encoding cytochrome P450 6B6-like: MILIVIFALFIFVLYLYNVRTFSYWKKRGIKYEEPVLLFGTYRKVLLGNQSRSQMAEELYWKYPDEDVVGGFKATTPELIIRNPELIKEVLINDFSSFYRRGLVNHKTVVEPLRKNLFSLDGDLWRLLRQRMTPAFTSGKLKAMFPLIVERAEKLQSYTLAAASQNRSLNARDLMARFTTDFIGACGFGIDSDSLNEENSEFRKLGVSIFTVTTRDIIVNILKEMCPELFKNYKLFVRVESDILGLVKQIQIKRNYQPSGRNDFIDLLLACQKKGVMEGESIEKLNPDGTPVRVSAELDDDLFAAQVFVFFGAGFETSASSTSYTLHQLAFNPDVQKKVQNEIDTVLDKYNGTLCYDAVKEMTYLDWAFKEGLTPKVLRMFPSLGYLMRECTSKYTFKDINLTIDEDVKVLIPVQSLHMDPKYWDDPEEFRPERFDPDNFSSRQKLVYFPFGEGSRNCIGSRLGLMQSLAGLAAILSKFTVEPAPESTRHVEVNPKSNVVQGVNNNNLPLMFRERNKSN; encoded by the exons ATGATTTTGATTGTcatttttgctttatttatttttgtattgtatttataCAATGTTCGAACATTCAGTTACTGGAAAAAAAGAGGAATCAAGTACGAAGAACCTGTTCTACTTTTCGGGACATACAGAAAAGTTTTGCTTGGGAATCAAAGCAGATCACAGATGGCGGAAGAACTGTATTGGAAGTATCCCGACGAAGACGTCGTTGGAGGTTTCAAGGCAACCACACCAGAATTAATCATAAGGAATCCAGAACTGATAAAAGAGGTTCTTATCAATGATTTCTCATCATTTTACAGACGTGGATTGGTTAATCATAAAACAGTTGTGGAGCCTTTAAGAAAAAACTTATTTTCTCTTGACGGAGATCTTTGGCGCTTGTTGAGACAAAGAATGACTCCAGCATTCACAAGTGGAAAACTAAAAGCAATGTTCCCTTTAATTGTGGAACGAGCTGAGAAATTACAGTCATACACTTTAGCAGCCGCCTCTCAAAATCGTTCCCTGAATGCACGTGACCTCATGGCTCGCTTCACCACTGACTTTATTGGTGCCTGTGGTTTCGGAATAGACTCTGACTCATTGAATGAAGAAAACTCAGAGTTCCGTAAACTTGGCGTAAGCATATTTACTGTCACAACACGAGATATTATAGTTAATATCCTGAAAGAAATGTGTCCTGAGCTCTTCAAAAATTACAAGTTGTTCGTGAGAGTCGAAAGCGACATATTGGGTTTGGTGAAACAAATACAAATCAAAAGGAACTATCAGCCATCGGGTCGCAACGATTTCATAGATCTGCTTTTAGCCTGTCAAAAGAAAGGTGTTATGGAAGGTGAATCCATAGAAAAACTCAACCCTGATGGTACTCCCGTACGGGTGTCAGCTGAATTGGATGATGATTTGTTCGCTGCCCAAGTGTTTGTATTTTTTGGTGCTGGGTTTGAAACCTCTGCATCTTCAACTAGTTACACATTGCATCAACTAGCATTCAATCCGGATGTTCAAAAAAAAGTTCAGAATGAAATTGATACTGTACTTGATAAATATAATGGTACATTATGTTATGATGCTGTGAAAGAGATGACATACTTAGATTGGGCGTTTAAAGAAGggttaacac caaaggtgttaagaaTGTTCCCCTCCCTTGGATACCTCATGAGAGAGTGTACGTCAAAGTATACGTTCAAAGATATAAATTTAACTATAGATGAAGATGTCAAAGTGTTGATTCCAGTACAGTCGTTGCACATGGACCCAAAATATTGGGATGACCCTGAAGAATTTCGTCCGGAAAGATTTGACCCGGATAATTTTAGTTCCAGACAGAAATTGGTTTATTTTCCATTCGGTGAAGGATCACGAAATTGTATAG GTAGTCGCCTGGGTTTGATGCAGTCACTGGCTGGTCTGGCGGCCATTCTCTCGAAATTTACAGTGGAACCTGCGCCTGAGTCGACAAGACATGTTGAAGTCAATCCTAAATCGAACGTTGTTCAAGGtgttaataacaataatttgcCACTTATGTTTAGagaaagaaataaaagtaaTTGA
- the LOC135073063 gene encoding cytochrome P450 6B6-like, with protein sequence MILIVIFALFIFVLYLYNVRTFSYWKKRGIKYEEPVLLFGTYRKVLLGNQSRSQMAEELYWKYPDEDVVGGYKATTPELIIRNPELIKEVLINDFSSFYRRGLVNHKTVVEPLRKNLFSLDGDLWRLLRQRMTPAFTSGKLKAMFPLIVERAEKLQSYTLAAASQNRSLNARDLMARFTTDFIGACGFGIDSDSLNEENSEFRKLGVSIFTVTTRDIIVNILKEMCPELFKNYKLFVRVESDILGLVKQIQIKRNYQPSGRNDFIDLLLACQKKGVMEGESIEKLNPDGTPVRVSAELDDDLFAAQVFVFFGAGFETSASSTSYTLHQLAFNPDVQKKVQNEIDTVLDKYNGTLCYDAVKEMTYLDWAFKEGLRMFPSLGYLMRECTSKYTFKDINLTIDEDVKVLIPVQSLHMDPKYWDDPEEFRPERFDPDNFSSRQKLVYFPFGEGSRNCIGSRLGLMQSLAGLAAILSKFTVEPAPESTRHVEVNPKSNVVQGVNNNNLPLMFRERNKSN encoded by the exons ATGATTTTGATTGTcatttttgctttatttatttttgtattgtatttataCAATGTTCGAACATTCAGTTACTGGAAAAAAAGAGGAATCAAGTACGAAGAACCTGTTCTACTTTTCGGGACATACAGAAAAGTTTTGCTTGGGAATCAAAGCAGATCACAGATGGCGGAAGAACTGTATTGGAAGTATCCCGACGAAGACGTCGTTGGAGGTTACAAGGCAACCACACCAGAATTAATCATAAGGAATCCAGAACTGATAAAAGAGGTTCTTATCAATGATTTCTCATCATTTTACAGACGTGGATTGGTTAATCATAAAACAGTTGTGGAGCCTTTAAGAAAAAACTTATTTTCTCTTGACGGAGATCTTTGGCGCTTGTTGAGACAAAGAATGACTCCAGCATTCACAAGTGGAAAACTAAAAGCAATGTTCCCTTTAATTGTGGAACGAGCTGAGAAATTACAGTCATACACTTTAGCAGCCGCCTCTCAAAATCGTTCCCTGAATGCACGTGACCTCATGGCTCGCTTCACCACTGACTTTATTGGTGCCTGTGGTTTCGGAATAGACTCTGACTCATTGAATGAAGAAAACTCAGAGTTCCGTAAACTTGGCGTAAGCATATTTACTGTCACAACACGAGATATTATAGTTAATATCCTGAAAGAAATGTGTCCTGAGCTCTTCAAAAATTACAAGTTGTTCGTGAGAGTCGAAAGCGACATATTGGGTTTGGTGAAACAAATACAAATCAAAAGGAACTATCAGCCATCGGGTCGCAACGATTTCATAGATCTGCTTTTAGCCTGTCAAAAGAAAGGTGTTATGGAAGGTGAATCCATAGAAAAACTCAACCCTGATGGTACTCCCGTACGGGTGTCAGCTGAATTGGATGATGATTTGTTCGCTGCCCAAGTGTTTGTATTTTTTGGTGCTGGGTTTGAAACCTCTGCATCTTCAACTAGTTACACATTGCATCAACTAGCATTCAATCCGGATGTTCAAAAAAAAGTTCAGAATGAAATTGATACTGTACTTGATAAATATAATGGTACATTATGTTATGATGCTGTGAAAGAGATGACATACTTAGATTGGGCGTTTAAAGAAGGGTTAAGAATGTTCCCCTCCCTTGGATACCTCATGAGAGAGTGTACGTCAAAGTATACGTTCAAAGATATAAATTTAACTATAGATGAAGATGTCAAAGTGTTGATTCCAGTACAGTCGTTGCACATGGACCCAAAATATTGGGATGACCCTGAAGAATTTCGTCCGGAAAGATTTGACCCGGATAATTTTAGTTCCAGACAGAAATTGGTTTATTTTCCATTCGGTGAAGGATCACGAAATTGTATAG GTAGTCGCCTGGGTTTGATGCAGTCACTGGCTGGTCTGGCGGCCATTCTCTCGAAATTTACAGTGGAACCTGCGCCTGAGTCGACAAGACATGTTGAAGTCAATCCTAAATCGAACGTTGTTCAAGGtgttaataacaataatttgcCACTTATGTTTAGagaaagaaataaaagtaaTTGA